ACTATCGGGCGTTGCGCGAACGGTCCCGGTCGCTCCAGCTTCGCTTCAACCTCGCGCTGCTCGGGATCTCGCTGTTCATCGTCGGGCTTGCGGTCTTTGCAGCGCTTGCCATCGCCGATCGCCTCGTGCGGCCGGTGAACGATCTTGTCGACGCCGCGCGCCGTGTGGCCGGCGGCAATTTCGACGCTCGTGTCAGCACGCCCAAGCGGATGGACGAGGTCGGCACGCTGGCGGGCGCGTTCAACACGATGACCGAGCGGCTGAAGGAGCAGACCGGCGCCCTCGTCGCCGCGAACGCGGAGTCGGAAGGGCGCCGTGCGCTGATCGAGGCGGTGATGTCGGGCGTCTCCGCGGGCATCGTGTCGATCGGACCGGGGCGGACGGTGCGGCTGATCAACAGCTCGGCCGCGAGTCTCCTCCAGACCGGCGAGGCGAGCGCGATCGGGCGTCCGCTCGCCGAGATCGCGCCCGAGCTCGACGCGCTGCTGGGCAGCGACCAGCGCGAAGCGGTGGTGCAGCTGACGCATGGCGGCGAGGCGCGGACGCTCGCGGTCAAGATCACGCGCGACGCCGCCGGGCCGATCCTGACCTTCGACGACATCACCCAGCAGCTCGCCGACCAGCGCCGTGCCGCCTGGGCCGACGTCGCACGCCGAATCGCGCACGAGATCAAGAACCCGCTCACCCCGATTCAGCTCGCGGCCGAGCGGCTCCAGCGCCGTTACGGCCGTCAGATCGATCCCGCCGACACGACCTTCCCGCGCCTGACCGAGACGATCGTCCGTCAGGTCGGCGACCTGCGGCGCATGGTCGACGAGTTCTCCTCCTTTGCGCGGATGCCCAAGCCCGTGTTCCGCCGCGAGTCGCTGGTCGACATCGCGCGCCAGTCGCTGTTCCTGCACGAGGTCGGGCATCCCGACATTGCCTTCCGCCTCGACCATGACGCCGACGCACCGGTCACGCTCGTCTGCGATCGGCGCCAGATCGGCCAGGCGCTGACCAACATCATCAAGAACGCCGCCGAGGCGATCGGCGCGCGCGATGGCGAGGAACTGCCCCCCGGCGAGGTCGTGCTGACGCTGGGCGAGGCGGATGGGCGCGTGCTCCTCAGCGTCGCCGACAATGGCGTCGGCCTCCCGCTGGAGCGCGACCGCATCGTCGAACCCTATATGACGACGCGCAGCCGCGGCACTGGCCTGGGCCTCGCGATCGTCAAAAAGATCGTCGAGGAGCATATGGGCTCGATCGGCTTTGCGGACCGCCCCGGCGGCGGCACGATCGTCACGCTCGCCTTCGACGCGCGCGCGCTCGCGCCGCTGGCGATCGTCGAGGATGCCGAAGCGACGCCGATGATCGACGACGACCGCCTCCACATGTTGACTCGTAACCGGAAGCCAATGCCATGACCCTCGACATCCTCGTCGTCGACGACGAACGCGATATCCGCGAGCTGGTGGCAGGGGTCCTCGAAGACGAAGGCTATGAGACGCGCGCCGCGGCCGACAGCGACTCCGCGCTCGAGGCGATCGCGACGCGGCGGCCCAGCCTCGTCCTGCTCGACGTCTGGCTGCACGGATCGCGGCTCGACGGGTTGGAGTTGCTTGAGGAGATCAAGCGGCGCGATCCGTCGCTGCCCGTGCTCGTCATCTCCGGCCACGGCAATCTCGACACCGCGGTGGCGGCGATCCGGCGCGGCGCCAGCGACTTCATCGAAAAGCCGTTCGAGGCGGAGCGCCTGCTCCTCCTCGTCCAGCGCGCGACCGAGACCGAGCGGCTTCGCCAGGAGGTCGAGAGCCTGCGCGCGAGTGCCGGCCGCGACACCGACCTGACCGGCGCGTCGGCGGCGATCAACACCGTGCGCGCGACGCTCAAGCGCGTCGCTTCGACCGGGAGCCGCGTGCTGATCTCGGGTGGGCCGGGGGTCGGCAAGGAGGTTGCCGCCCGTCTGCTTCATGCCTGGAGCCAGCGGTCGAACCTGCCGTTCGTCATCGTCAGCGCCGCGCGAATGACGCCGGAGCGCGTCGAGGAGGAGCTGTTCGGGGTCGAGGAAGCGGGCGATCTCGTCCGCCCGGGGCTTCTCGAACAGGCGCATGGCGGCACGCTGTTCCTCGACGAGATCGCCGACATGCCGGTCGCGACACAGGCGCGCATCCTTCGCGTGCTGACGGACCAGAGCTTTACCCGCGTCGGCGGCACGCGCGTGGTCAAGGTGGATGTCCGCGTCGTGTCGGCGACGGCGCGCGACCTGATGGTCGAGATCGGGGAGGGGCGGTTCCGCGAGGATCTCTACTACCGCCTCAACGTCGTGCCCGTCGTCATCCCGCCGCTGGCCGACCGGCGCGAGGACATCCCGCCGCTGGTCGAGCATTACGTCGCGCGCTACGCCGCGGATCGCCGCGTGCCGACGCCCGAGGTCGCACCCGATGCGATGGTCGCGCTGCAAAGCTATGAATGGCCGGGCAATGTCCGCCAGCTTCGCAACGTTGTCGAGCGGACCGTCATCCTCGCGCCCGGCGATCGGATCGGTCGCATCGACCTCGACCTGTTGCCGCCCGAAGTGCTTCAGACCGGCCGCGACGGCAGCGGGCTGGGCGCGAGCGCGATCATGGGCACGCCGCTTCGCGAAGCACGCGAGACGTTCGAGCGCGAGTATCTGCGCGTCCAGATCCGCCGCTTCTCCGGCAACATCAGCCGCACCGCGAGCTTCATCGGGATGGAGCGGTCGGCGCTACATCGTAAGCTCAAGCTTCTGGGCATCACCGAAACCCGCGACGAGTAAGCTGGACGATCGTCGCAATCGTCCCTATTTTCGAGCCACGCGCCGTCTTGGCGCGCGACCGACGCCGCTCTCAATCGGCGCACAGCGGGTAAACCCCGCCAAGAACAAGGGATCGACCGATGGCCGACAAGCAGACCTCACTCCAGGATCAGTTCCTCAACGCCCTCCGCCGCGCCAAGACGCCGGTGACGATGTTCCTCGTCAAGGGTGTGAAGTTGCAGGGCATCGTCACCTGGTTCGACAATTTTTCGGTCCTGCTGCGCCGCGACGGCCAGTCGCAGCTCATCTACAAGCACGCGATCTCGACGATCAT
This is a stretch of genomic DNA from Sphingomonas sp. Y38-1Y. It encodes these proteins:
- a CDS encoding sensor histidine kinase, whose translation is MEAVAVPDALTTEPRRRLSVTPLVELGVLAAAIAIGIATYFIITADPSSPRPLTPPLVALLMVANLVPAVALIVLIGRRIAIKRAAETAAGGQGRLHVRLVALFSVLASVPMILVTIVASMLFQYGVEFWYSDRAKDMIERAATLANESYVEMTRWVDGENIAVGKDVANLLSSGYGFDSPEFVGTYAQSVLQRSLAESIIFGVSPKGEILTFALLDPYERGLASSIRIEDARAVLAGKPSVVIVSGERVQSIAPVPGTQYLVASSRVVGAKELMQRKQRAEGVVADYRALRERSRSLQLRFNLALLGISLFIVGLAVFAALAIADRLVRPVNDLVDAARRVAGGNFDARVSTPKRMDEVGTLAGAFNTMTERLKEQTGALVAANAESEGRRALIEAVMSGVSAGIVSIGPGRTVRLINSSAASLLQTGEASAIGRPLAEIAPELDALLGSDQREAVVQLTHGGEARTLAVKITRDAAGPILTFDDITQQLADQRRAAWADVARRIAHEIKNPLTPIQLAAERLQRRYGRQIDPADTTFPRLTETIVRQVGDLRRMVDEFSSFARMPKPVFRRESLVDIARQSLFLHEVGHPDIAFRLDHDADAPVTLVCDRRQIGQALTNIIKNAAEAIGARDGEELPPGEVVLTLGEADGRVLLSVADNGVGLPLERDRIVEPYMTTRSRGTGLGLAIVKKIVEEHMGSIGFADRPGGGTIVTLAFDARALAPLAIVEDAEATPMIDDDRLHMLTRNRKPMP
- a CDS encoding sigma-54 dependent transcriptional regulator, with amino-acid sequence MTLDILVVDDERDIRELVAGVLEDEGYETRAAADSDSALEAIATRRPSLVLLDVWLHGSRLDGLELLEEIKRRDPSLPVLVISGHGNLDTAVAAIRRGASDFIEKPFEAERLLLLVQRATETERLRQEVESLRASAGRDTDLTGASAAINTVRATLKRVASTGSRVLISGGPGVGKEVAARLLHAWSQRSNLPFVIVSAARMTPERVEEELFGVEEAGDLVRPGLLEQAHGGTLFLDEIADMPVATQARILRVLTDQSFTRVGGTRVVKVDVRVVSATARDLMVEIGEGRFREDLYYRLNVVPVVIPPLADRREDIPPLVEHYVARYAADRRVPTPEVAPDAMVALQSYEWPGNVRQLRNVVERTVILAPGDRIGRIDLDLLPPEVLQTGRDGSGLGASAIMGTPLREARETFEREYLRVQIRRFSGNISRTASFIGMERSALHRKLKLLGITETRDE